Proteins from one Catenuloplanes atrovinosus genomic window:
- a CDS encoding TetR/AcrR family transcriptional regulator, with translation MPRPNTDTRAEAMRIAAELFATRGYEQTSLAEIAAHLGITKAALYYHFRSKTDLLRSLVDPLLDDIEALSTDLPADPRATLEAFFDTCYRHRAVLLGLLRDVAVLNELQIVDRIIAFRTRLDAALTDPTPAGRIRAVVALGGIQDSVILFNDDPTLTTTLRTEAVNAALRALNLPT, from the coding sequence ATGCCCCGTCCGAACACCGACACCCGTGCGGAGGCCATGCGGATCGCCGCGGAACTCTTCGCCACCCGCGGCTACGAACAGACCAGCCTCGCCGAGATCGCCGCCCACCTCGGCATCACCAAGGCCGCGCTGTACTACCACTTCCGGTCCAAGACCGACCTGCTCCGCAGCCTGGTCGACCCGCTGCTCGACGACATCGAGGCCCTCTCCACCGACCTGCCCGCCGACCCGCGCGCCACCCTCGAGGCCTTCTTCGACACCTGCTACCGGCACCGCGCCGTGCTGCTCGGCCTGCTCCGCGACGTCGCCGTCCTCAACGAACTCCAGATCGTCGACCGCATCATCGCGTTCCGCACCCGCCTCGACGCCGCCCTCACCGACCCGACCCCCGCCGGCCGCATCCGCGCCGTCGTCGCCCTCGGCGGCATCCAGGACAGCGTCATCCTCTTCAACGACGACCCCACCCTCACCACCACCCTCCGCACCGAGGCCGTCAACGCCGCCCTACGCGCCCTCAACCTCCCCACCTGA
- a CDS encoding FAD-dependent monooxygenase: MRRVLISGASIAGPALAYWLDRYGFEVTVVERAPAVRRGGYPIDVRGSAMRVCERMGLLPALREATIDTRRMTVLKPDGRVASSLDVSRLLGGGQTERDVELPRGELSDLLYGLTKDRVEYVFGDSVRTITQHDGAVEVAFEHGPPRTVEVVVGCDGLHSRTRALAFGPERDYHHYLGFCFAGFTMPNTRGLEREAVIQNAPGLGATMYAVRDQPGLYVLMVFTDPQPPRGWTEADVRGRVHERFAGLGGEAPALRAAMDAADDLYFDTVSQIRMPSWSAGRVALAGDAGYAPSFLSGQGTSLALCGAYVLAGELRRAPGDPARAFAAYESAMRDYVRRNQDMATGASFLVPRTRHGLWLRNQGLRLAPFLSRLSSRIDRNATALRIEDYAA, from the coding sequence ATGAGACGTGTGCTGATTTCGGGGGCGAGCATCGCGGGTCCGGCTCTGGCCTACTGGCTGGACCGGTACGGGTTCGAGGTCACGGTGGTGGAGCGGGCGCCGGCCGTGCGGCGGGGTGGTTATCCGATCGACGTGCGCGGGTCGGCGATGCGCGTGTGCGAGCGGATGGGGCTGCTGCCGGCGCTGCGGGAGGCGACGATCGACACGCGGCGGATGACCGTGCTGAAGCCGGACGGGCGGGTGGCGAGCAGCCTCGACGTGTCGCGGCTGCTGGGCGGCGGGCAGACCGAGCGGGACGTGGAGTTGCCGCGCGGCGAGCTGAGCGACCTGCTGTACGGCCTGACCAAGGACCGGGTGGAGTACGTCTTCGGCGACTCGGTCCGCACGATCACGCAGCACGACGGCGCGGTCGAGGTCGCGTTCGAGCACGGCCCACCGCGTACCGTCGAGGTGGTGGTGGGGTGCGACGGGCTGCACTCGCGGACGCGGGCGCTGGCGTTCGGCCCGGAGCGGGACTACCACCACTATCTCGGCTTCTGCTTCGCCGGGTTCACGATGCCGAACACGCGCGGCCTGGAGCGCGAGGCCGTGATCCAGAACGCGCCGGGGCTCGGCGCCACCATGTACGCGGTGCGCGACCAGCCGGGCCTGTACGTGCTGATGGTGTTCACCGACCCGCAACCGCCGCGCGGCTGGACCGAGGCCGACGTGCGCGGCCGTGTGCACGAGCGGTTCGCGGGCCTGGGTGGCGAGGCACCGGCGCTGCGGGCCGCGATGGACGCGGCGGACGACCTCTACTTCGACACGGTGAGCCAGATCCGCATGCCGTCCTGGTCGGCGGGCCGGGTCGCGCTGGCCGGCGACGCCGGTTACGCGCCGTCGTTCCTCAGCGGACAGGGCACCAGCCTGGCGCTGTGCGGGGCCTACGTGCTGGCCGGCGAACTCCGGCGTGCCCCGGGCGACCCGGCGCGGGCGTTCGCGGCCTACGAGAGCGCGATGCGCGACTACGTGCGCCGCAACCAGGACATGGCGACCGGCGCCTCGTTCCTGGTCCCGCGCACCCGGCACGGGCTGTGGCTGCGGAATCAGGGCCTGCGGCTGGCCCCGTTCCTGTCCCGGCTCAGCTCGCGCATCGACCGCAACGCGACCGCGCTGCGGATCGAGGACTACGCGGCATGA
- a CDS encoding GH92 family glycosyl hydrolase encodes MRRLPVAAALSLVLIGGSIVIPGPATAAPAPRFASLFESGDPPPTWVDTAERTSGVDGRLRPGLPGTVAERVTAITASGEHTGAGEVKENLNDADPDTKWLVFATTGWAAYQLDAPVRITRYALTAANDVPERDPRDWLLEGSADGSAWTTVDARTGQTLGERGETTTYDVATPGEYRHYRLSVTANSGADVVQLADLQLSDGDETPLPPEPVRSAIGDGPGNAPAAKARVGYSGLKALEFAGRHAVDGRGYTYNKVYDVNLRVNRDTELSYLVFPEFSRGDLSYPATYTSVDLAFTDGTFLSGLKARDQHSTVVSPQAQGEAKTLSVNQWNKRVTRIGDVARGKTIDRILVAYDKPAGPASPWRAWFDDITIADTPAEKPAKSLAGYVETRRGTQSSGAFSRGNNIPATAVPHGFNFWTPVTNAGTLNWLYEYHKANNAQNLPALQALSVSHEPSPWMADRQTFQFMPQDGTGVPNPDRVARALPFHHENEVAKPHYYGVTFDSGLKAEIAPTDHAAVLRFTFTGDGGTIIFDNMDENAGLTIDAATGVITGWSDVRGDLSNGATRMFLYGRLDAPVTASGMLPDGNRPSTGYVTVGAKTVNLRVATSLISVAQARHNLDLEVAAADTVESVRARAEAAWNAKLRTVEVEGASRDQLVTLYSNLYRLFLYPNSAFENTGTNAAPVYRHAVQSSTTTPPSTPTETGAEVKPGKVYVNNGFWDTYRTTWPAYSLLTPKMAGEMADGFVQQYRDGGWISRWSSPGYANLMVGTSSDVAFADAYLKGVKGFDLEDAYAAAVKNASVTPPNDNVGRKGMRTAIFKGYTPLDVTGEAFSWAMDGYINDFGIANMAAALAERGGPDAARYREEAAYYRDRALGYVNLFDPSVDFFQGKNSAGQWRWTPEQYDPEVWGHDYTETNGWNMAFHVPQDGQGLANLYGGRDELAKKLDEFFTDPEEGLKFGSYPGVIHEMTEARDVRMGQYGHSNQPSHHIPWMYAFAGQPYKTQALTREALSRLYLGSEIGQGYPGDEDNGEMSAWYVFAALGFYPLQMGSASYVIGSPLFTKATINLENGRKVVIRAPQNSPANVYVQSLKVNGKAWNQSHLPHSVLANGATLDFTMGATPSRWATGAGAVPPSLTQGPAVATPRRDVSGTVTTTALADDSSTTAASVTAQEWTLPEAASAKQYTITSAATAGADPAAWKLLGSTDGSTWTELDARSGQTFEWRQQTRPFTVRKPGAYTHYRLEFTGGAPVSVAELELLA; translated from the coding sequence ATGCGCCGTCTACCCGTCGCCGCCGCGCTGTCGCTGGTCCTGATCGGAGGGTCGATCGTGATACCCGGTCCGGCCACGGCCGCTCCCGCGCCCCGGTTCGCGAGCTTGTTCGAGAGCGGCGATCCGCCGCCGACCTGGGTGGACACGGCGGAGCGCACGTCCGGGGTGGACGGCCGGCTGCGGCCGGGTCTCCCGGGCACGGTCGCGGAGCGGGTCACCGCGATCACGGCCTCGGGCGAGCACACCGGGGCCGGCGAGGTGAAGGAGAACCTCAACGACGCGGACCCGGACACGAAGTGGCTGGTCTTCGCCACCACCGGCTGGGCCGCCTACCAGCTGGACGCGCCGGTACGGATCACCCGGTACGCGCTGACCGCCGCGAACGACGTGCCGGAGCGCGACCCGCGGGACTGGCTGCTGGAGGGCTCCGCGGACGGCAGCGCGTGGACCACGGTCGACGCCCGCACCGGCCAGACGCTCGGCGAGCGCGGCGAGACCACCACGTACGACGTGGCCACGCCGGGGGAGTACCGCCACTACCGGCTCTCCGTCACGGCGAACAGCGGCGCGGACGTCGTGCAGCTCGCGGACCTGCAACTGTCGGACGGCGACGAGACGCCGCTGCCGCCCGAGCCGGTGCGCAGCGCGATCGGGGACGGGCCGGGCAACGCGCCGGCCGCGAAGGCCCGCGTGGGCTACAGCGGGCTCAAGGCGCTGGAGTTCGCCGGCCGGCACGCGGTGGACGGGCGCGGCTACACGTACAACAAGGTCTATGACGTGAACCTGCGGGTGAACCGGGACACCGAGCTGTCCTACCTGGTGTTCCCGGAGTTCAGCCGCGGCGACCTGAGCTACCCGGCCACGTACACCTCGGTCGATCTGGCCTTCACGGACGGCACGTTCCTCAGCGGCCTCAAGGCCCGGGACCAGCACAGCACCGTGGTCTCCCCGCAGGCGCAGGGCGAGGCGAAGACGCTGTCGGTGAACCAGTGGAACAAGCGCGTCACCCGGATCGGGGACGTGGCCCGCGGCAAGACCATCGACCGAATCCTGGTCGCCTACGACAAGCCGGCCGGGCCGGCCAGCCCGTGGCGGGCGTGGTTCGACGACATCACGATCGCGGACACGCCGGCCGAGAAGCCCGCCAAGAGCCTCGCGGGGTACGTCGAGACGCGGCGCGGCACCCAGTCCAGCGGCGCGTTCTCCCGCGGCAACAACATCCCCGCGACCGCGGTGCCGCACGGCTTCAACTTCTGGACGCCGGTCACCAACGCGGGCACGCTGAACTGGCTGTACGAGTACCACAAGGCCAACAACGCGCAGAACCTGCCGGCGCTCCAGGCGCTCTCGGTCAGCCACGAGCCGAGCCCGTGGATGGCGGACCGGCAGACGTTCCAGTTCATGCCGCAGGACGGCACCGGCGTGCCGAACCCGGACCGGGTCGCCCGCGCGCTGCCGTTCCACCACGAGAACGAGGTCGCGAAGCCGCACTACTACGGCGTCACGTTCGACAGCGGGCTGAAGGCGGAGATCGCGCCGACCGACCACGCGGCGGTGCTGCGGTTCACGTTCACCGGCGACGGCGGCACCATCATCTTCGACAACATGGACGAGAACGCGGGCCTGACCATCGACGCCGCCACCGGTGTAATCACCGGCTGGTCGGACGTGCGCGGCGACCTGTCCAACGGCGCCACCCGGATGTTCCTCTACGGCCGGCTGGACGCGCCGGTGACCGCCAGCGGCATGCTGCCGGACGGCAACCGCCCCTCCACCGGGTACGTCACGGTCGGCGCGAAGACGGTGAACCTGCGCGTGGCCACCTCGCTGATCAGCGTGGCCCAGGCCCGGCACAACCTCGACCTGGAGGTGGCCGCCGCGGACACGGTCGAGTCGGTGCGGGCGCGCGCCGAGGCCGCGTGGAACGCGAAGCTGCGCACCGTCGAGGTGGAGGGCGCCAGCCGCGACCAGCTCGTCACGCTCTACTCCAACCTGTACCGGCTGTTCCTCTACCCGAACTCGGCGTTCGAGAACACCGGCACCAACGCGGCGCCGGTCTACCGGCACGCGGTGCAGTCGTCGACGACGACGCCGCCGAGCACGCCCACCGAGACCGGGGCCGAGGTCAAGCCCGGCAAGGTGTACGTCAACAACGGCTTCTGGGACACCTACCGCACCACCTGGCCGGCGTACTCGCTGCTCACGCCCAAGATGGCGGGCGAGATGGCGGACGGGTTCGTGCAGCAGTACCGCGACGGCGGCTGGATCTCCCGCTGGTCGTCGCCGGGCTACGCGAACCTGATGGTCGGCACCAGCTCGGACGTGGCGTTCGCGGACGCGTACCTCAAGGGCGTCAAGGGTTTCGATCTCGAGGACGCCTACGCCGCGGCGGTCAAGAACGCGTCCGTGACGCCCCCGAACGACAACGTCGGGCGCAAGGGCATGCGGACCGCGATCTTCAAGGGGTACACGCCGCTGGACGTGACCGGCGAGGCGTTCTCCTGGGCGATGGACGGCTACATCAACGACTTCGGCATCGCGAACATGGCCGCCGCGCTGGCCGAGCGGGGCGGCCCGGACGCGGCGCGCTACCGGGAGGAGGCCGCGTACTACCGGGACCGGGCGCTCGGCTACGTCAACCTGTTCGACCCGTCCGTGGACTTCTTCCAGGGCAAGAACTCGGCCGGGCAGTGGCGGTGGACGCCGGAGCAGTACGACCCGGAGGTGTGGGGTCACGACTACACCGAGACGAACGGGTGGAACATGGCGTTCCACGTGCCGCAGGACGGGCAGGGCCTGGCCAACCTCTACGGCGGCCGGGACGAACTGGCGAAGAAGCTGGACGAGTTCTTCACCGATCCGGAGGAGGGCCTGAAGTTCGGCTCGTACCCCGGCGTCATCCACGAGATGACCGAGGCGCGTGACGTGCGGATGGGGCAGTACGGGCACTCCAACCAGCCGTCGCACCACATTCCGTGGATGTACGCGTTCGCCGGGCAGCCGTACAAGACGCAGGCGCTCACCCGTGAGGCGCTGAGCCGGCTCTACCTGGGCAGCGAGATCGGCCAGGGCTACCCGGGCGACGAGGACAACGGCGAGATGTCCGCCTGGTACGTCTTCGCCGCGCTCGGCTTCTACCCGCTCCAGATGGGCAGCGCGTCGTACGTGATCGGCTCGCCGCTGTTCACCAAGGCCACGATCAACCTGGAGAACGGCCGGAAGGTCGTGATCCGGGCGCCGCAGAACTCGCCGGCCAACGTCTACGTCCAGTCGCTCAAGGTCAACGGCAAGGCGTGGAACCAGTCGCACCTGCCGCACTCGGTGCTCGCCAACGGCGCCACGCTGGACTTCACCATGGGCGCCACGCCGTCCCGCTGGGCGACCGGCGCCGGCGCGGTCCCGCCGTCGCTGACCCAGGGCCCGGCCGTGGCGACGCCGCGCCGCGACGTGTCCGGCACGGTCACCACGACCGCGCTGGCGGACGACTCGTCCACCACGGCCGCGAGCGTGACGGCGCAGGAGTGGACGCTGCCCGAGGCCGCGTCCGCGAAGCAGTACACGATCACCTCCGCGGCCACCGCCGGCGCGGACCCGGCGGCGTGGAAACTGCTCGGCTCCACCGACGGCAGCACGTGGACCGAGCTGGACGCGCGCTCCGGGCAGACCTTCGAGTGGCGGCAGCAGACGCGGCCGTTCACGGTGCGGAAGCCGGGCGCGTACACCCACTATCGCCTGGAGTTCACCGGCGGCGCCCCGGTCTCGGTCGCGGAACTGGAACTGCTCGCCTGA
- a CDS encoding TIGR02452 family protein, whose product MSTRLRAIATETLAVLDAGAYTAPSGAVVPLAPLVSAAVAGTVLHLPGSPLPAPSGDGRPAIVEVTGESTLSAARRLARDGPVAALVFASAKNPGGGFRTGAQAQEESVARASALFPCLTAVPEFYEFHRAQGDLLYSDRVIYSPGVPVFRDDKGRFLEESHAVSMLTAAAPNRGAIARDQPASADRIDAVLAARARRVLDVAATHGERRLVLGAWGCGVFRNTPAVVADAFATALDAMPGHFDHVVFAVLDRDPAPIRAAFTARLGGPPPGRGPKPAG is encoded by the coding sequence GTGAGTACCCGACTGCGCGCCATCGCCACGGAAACGCTGGCCGTGCTGGACGCCGGCGCCTACACCGCCCCCTCCGGCGCGGTCGTGCCACTGGCCCCGCTCGTCTCCGCGGCCGTGGCCGGCACCGTCCTGCACCTGCCCGGCTCGCCGCTGCCCGCTCCGTCGGGTGACGGGCGTCCGGCCATCGTGGAGGTGACCGGCGAGAGCACGCTGTCCGCGGCGCGGCGGCTCGCGCGGGACGGCCCGGTCGCCGCGCTCGTCTTCGCGTCCGCGAAGAACCCCGGCGGCGGCTTCCGGACCGGCGCGCAGGCGCAGGAGGAGAGCGTCGCCCGGGCCAGCGCGCTGTTTCCGTGCCTGACCGCGGTGCCCGAGTTCTACGAGTTCCACCGCGCGCAGGGCGACCTGCTCTACAGCGACCGCGTGATCTACTCCCCCGGCGTACCCGTCTTCCGGGACGACAAGGGCCGCTTCCTGGAGGAGTCGCACGCGGTCTCCATGCTGACCGCCGCCGCGCCGAACCGGGGCGCGATCGCACGCGACCAGCCGGCCTCGGCCGACCGCATCGACGCGGTCCTGGCCGCCCGCGCACGCCGCGTGCTGGACGTGGCCGCCACCCACGGCGAACGCCGCCTCGTGCTGGGCGCCTGGGGCTGCGGCGTCTTCCGCAACACACCCGCGGTGGTCGCGGACGCGTTCGCCACGGCGCTGGACGCGATGCCCGGCCACTTCGACCACGTGGTGTTCGCGGTCCTCGACCGCGACCCCGCCCCGATCAGGGCGGCCTTCACCGCCCGGCTCGGTGGGCCGCCGCCGGGGCGGGGTCCGAAGCCGGCCGGATGA
- a CDS encoding DUF305 domain-containing protein, which translates to MTRRLVAALLTAAALTTGLAACGTAPDAPTTTSGETAAAAPANTGERNDHDVMFLQMMVNHHEQGVQLAQIAAEKATSDQLKTLASAVVATQNDEITTMKSWLTSWGEADRAATDVNLHADHGGLPATTPEEIESLRGAAAADFDGTFLALFIGHQHNAVEMAKTESAEGVNADAKSLAKSIDESRTAQIQLMLQLSAASAA; encoded by the coding sequence ATGACACGCCGCCTCGTCGCCGCCCTCCTCACCGCCGCCGCCCTGACCACCGGCCTCGCCGCCTGCGGCACCGCCCCCGATGCGCCCACGACCACGTCCGGCGAGACCGCCGCGGCCGCCCCCGCCAACACCGGCGAGCGCAACGACCACGACGTGATGTTCCTGCAGATGATGGTCAACCATCACGAGCAGGGCGTGCAGCTGGCCCAGATCGCCGCCGAGAAGGCCACCAGCGACCAGCTCAAGACGCTCGCGTCCGCGGTCGTCGCCACCCAGAACGACGAGATCACCACGATGAAGTCCTGGCTGACCTCCTGGGGCGAGGCCGACCGCGCCGCCACCGACGTCAACCTGCACGCCGACCACGGCGGCCTGCCCGCCACCACGCCCGAGGAGATCGAGTCCCTGCGCGGGGCCGCCGCCGCCGACTTCGACGGCACGTTCCTGGCGCTGTTCATCGGCCACCAGCACAACGCGGTCGAGATGGCCAAGACGGAGTCCGCCGAGGGCGTCAACGCGGACGCGAAGTCGCTGGCCAAGAGCATCGACGAGTCCCGCACGGCCCAGATCCAGCTGATGCTCCAGCTCAGCGCGGCCTCCGCGGCCTGA